One stretch of Alcaligenes aquatilis DNA includes these proteins:
- a CDS encoding (2,3-dihydroxybenzoyl)adenylate synthase: MMKSIPVEQIWPDAFAQRYRDAGHWQGETFGALLRARAQNHPEREALVGGTQRWTYGALDQYASQIAAGLLQAGLRKGDRVLVHLPNIPEFVSVIFGLFRAGLLPVYALPAHRITEVEHFANTAQARAYIGVDTHAGFDYLPLVRELRERCPHVEQVYIVGDAQEFTSLALLQSSAADVDVPVSAAQPSDVAFLQISGGSTGLSKLIPRTHDDYIYTLRESAKIAGLNENSVFLGALPIAHNFPMSSPGFLGALYAGAKVVLSPAPSPDVCFELIEREGVTDTSLVPPLLMLWMDAATKTHANLESLQVIQVGGAKLNAEAAKRVRPTLGVTLQQVFGMAEGLVNYTRLDDPEDIIINTQGRPISPDDEILIVDDNGNPVAPGETGYLLTRGPYTIRAYHNNPSANARSFTEDGFYRTGDVVRMTPEGYLMVQGRATDHINRAGEKISAEEIEDHLLAHPQVFDAAVVSVPDEFLGERSCAFIIPKDDKPRAIELKKWIRSRGLADFKVPDQIVFVDRFMETAALKISRKELRAQLREQLENTTQESS, from the coding sequence ATGATGAAATCTATTCCTGTTGAACAAATTTGGCCTGACGCCTTTGCCCAGCGATACCGCGATGCTGGACACTGGCAAGGGGAAACGTTTGGCGCTTTGCTGCGCGCGCGCGCACAAAACCACCCGGAACGTGAAGCCCTTGTTGGCGGCACCCAACGCTGGACCTATGGCGCGCTGGATCAGTACGCCAGCCAAATCGCAGCGGGCCTGCTGCAAGCTGGTCTGCGCAAGGGTGATCGGGTTCTGGTCCACCTGCCCAACATCCCTGAATTTGTCAGCGTGATCTTTGGCCTGTTCCGTGCTGGTCTCCTGCCCGTGTACGCCCTGCCAGCGCACCGCATTACCGAAGTCGAACATTTTGCCAATACCGCCCAGGCACGCGCCTATATCGGTGTCGATACGCATGCCGGCTTTGACTATCTGCCTTTGGTGCGCGAGCTGCGTGAACGCTGTCCGCATGTAGAACAGGTTTACATCGTGGGCGATGCACAAGAGTTCACCTCCCTGGCCCTGTTGCAAAGCAGCGCCGCCGACGTAGACGTGCCCGTATCGGCAGCCCAGCCTTCTGACGTGGCTTTCCTACAAATTTCAGGTGGCAGCACAGGCTTGTCCAAGCTGATTCCCCGCACGCACGACGACTACATCTACACCTTGCGTGAAAGCGCCAAGATTGCCGGTCTGAACGAAAACAGCGTGTTCCTGGGCGCCTTGCCCATTGCCCACAACTTCCCCATGAGTTCACCCGGTTTTCTGGGTGCGCTGTACGCCGGTGCCAAAGTGGTGCTCAGTCCCGCCCCCAGCCCGGACGTTTGCTTTGAGCTGATCGAGCGCGAAGGCGTGACCGACACCAGCCTGGTCCCCCCACTGCTGATGCTGTGGATGGATGCGGCCACCAAGACCCATGCCAATCTGGAGTCGCTGCAAGTGATCCAGGTCGGCGGAGCCAAGCTGAACGCCGAAGCCGCCAAGCGCGTGCGCCCCACGCTGGGTGTGACCTTGCAGCAGGTGTTTGGCATGGCCGAAGGCCTGGTGAACTACACCCGCCTGGACGACCCCGAGGACATCATCATCAACACCCAGGGCCGCCCTATCAGCCCGGACGATGAAATCCTGATCGTGGACGACAACGGCAACCCGGTCGCCCCTGGCGAAACCGGCTACCTGCTGACACGTGGCCCTTACACAATCCGCGCGTATCACAACAACCCGTCGGCCAATGCCCGCTCCTTTACCGAGGACGGTTTTTACCGCACAGGCGACGTGGTACGCATGACGCCCGAAGGCTATTTGATGGTTCAGGGCCGTGCCACTGACCACATCAACCGCGCTGGCGAAAAAATCTCCGCCGAGGAAATTGAAGATCATCTGCTGGCCCACCCGCAGGTCTTTGACGCTGCCGTGGTATCGGTGCCAGACGAGTTTCTGGGCGAGCGCAGCTGCGCTTTCATCATCCCCAAGGATGACAAGCCGCGCGCGATTGAACTGAAGAAATGGATACGCAGCCGTGGTCTGGCCGACTTCAAAGTACCGGACCAAATCGTGTTTGTAGACCGTTTCATGGAAACGGCGGCCTTGAAGATCAGCCGCAAAGAACTGCGCGCCCAGTTGCGCGAGCAATTAGAAAACACAACGCAAGAATCATCATGA
- a CDS encoding ABC transporter ATP-binding protein has protein sequence MSVLLSTRELALHVGGLDILTDVSLELRAGETLGLIGPNGAGKTTLFNIISGLATPSSGQVLLEGKDLRSLGPIERARQGLVRSFQTSRIFPELSLLQNLALAVRIKKGCGYHWWGRKSARSASQQAAEALLEHSALAGSGHLLARSLSYGEQRILDLLIALAQQPRVLLLDEPTAGLSESESREVMALVHAMRGQCAVLLISHDIDIVFQECDRIAVLSSGTLLTCDTPDAVRQHAGARQAYLGELALETA, from the coding sequence ATGAGCGTGTTACTAAGCACTCGCGAACTGGCCTTGCATGTGGGGGGCCTGGATATCCTGACAGATGTCAGCCTGGAGCTGCGTGCAGGCGAAACCCTGGGGCTGATTGGCCCCAATGGGGCAGGCAAAACCACGCTGTTCAATATCATCAGCGGTTTGGCCACGCCATCCAGCGGCCAGGTTTTGCTGGAAGGCAAGGACCTGCGCAGTCTGGGGCCTATTGAGCGCGCCAGGCAAGGTCTGGTGCGCAGCTTTCAGACCAGCCGCATTTTTCCCGAACTGAGCCTGCTGCAAAACCTGGCCCTGGCCGTGCGCATCAAAAAAGGCTGCGGCTATCACTGGTGGGGCCGCAAGTCTGCCCGCAGCGCCAGTCAACAGGCGGCCGAAGCATTGCTGGAGCACAGCGCCCTGGCCGGTAGCGGGCATTTGCTGGCACGCTCCCTGTCCTATGGCGAGCAACGCATTCTGGATTTGCTGATTGCCCTGGCGCAGCAACCCCGCGTACTCTTGCTGGACGAGCCAACGGCTGGCCTGTCCGAATCCGAATCCCGTGAAGTCATGGCGCTGGTCCATGCCATGCGCGGCCAATGCGCCGTGCTGCTGATCAGCCACGACATCGATATTGTTTTCCAGGAATGTGACCGGATCGCCGTGCTGTCGTCCGGCACCTTGCTGACCTGCGATACCCCGGACGCCGTGCGCCAGCACGCTGGCGCGCGCCAGGCCTATCTGGGTGAACTGGCTTTGGAGACCGCATGA
- a CDS encoding 4'-phosphopantetheinyl transferase family protein, translated as MLAVYSLSLPLPAGMESWLRSQIPDSTLAVIARRKRQSDQHLSLLAHGALRHFLAPLLGCTPRAVPITTLEHGKPVLDLDDTDLHFSLSHSGERVLIGMADRIIGVDIEAMRLPVKPGLVEHCSVPSERSWLKCDLDFYALWCGKEAALKQAGTGFHIQPQELSLNGHPDYGCTVQSPHPILQDLVVHSHRPVENYAAAICLNTPFAPWTVSLLDSVELPDTKLT; from the coding sequence ATGCTGGCTGTGTACAGCTTGTCGCTTCCCCTGCCTGCAGGTATGGAATCCTGGTTACGAAGCCAGATCCCGGACAGCACCCTGGCCGTGATTGCCCGCCGCAAGCGTCAGTCAGATCAGCACTTAAGCCTGCTGGCCCACGGTGCCCTGCGCCATTTTCTGGCGCCTTTGCTGGGGTGTACGCCACGCGCCGTCCCCATTACTACGCTGGAACATGGCAAGCCGGTGCTGGATCTGGACGATACCGATCTGCACTTTAGCCTGTCGCACAGCGGCGAGCGCGTGCTGATTGGCATGGCCGACCGAATCATCGGCGTGGACATAGAAGCCATGCGCCTGCCCGTCAAACCAGGGTTGGTCGAACATTGCAGTGTGCCGTCCGAACGCAGTTGGTTAAAATGTGATCTGGATTTTTATGCGCTGTGGTGTGGAAAGGAAGCAGCCCTGAAACAGGCGGGCACCGGTTTTCATATTCAGCCTCAAGAGTTATCCTTGAACGGCCATCCGGATTACGGATGCACCGTACAATCCCCCCATCCCATCTTGCAAGATTTGGTGGTGCACAGTCACCGGCCAGTAGAAAACTATGCCGCTGCGATCTGCCTGAACACCCCTTTTGCTCCGTGGACGGTCAGCTTGCTGGACAGTGTTGAACTGCCTGACACCAAGCTGACTTAG
- a CDS encoding branched-chain amino acid ABC transporter permease — MNKLNTCLLRTGLWPALACLVLLSSYFWGDAFLWRFGTEALLIGCAVLSINLLIGYGGLVSLGHGAVFGFAAYATAVSSQYWGASLPLMLLVGIAAGTLLSMLMALISLRSSELFFMVATLVAGQLIWEVAFRWRDVTGGADGLRGFPRLSLGELPLSAPYTLMILALVLAVVCWLLLRSFSRAPIGLALTGLRDQPLRMAALGYQAWRIRLYTFMIAGAVAGAAGGLYPFANQYVSPQQVHWSFSATLIIMGVIGGIRTWRGAFIGATFYLFAQTYLSSYTDRWQLLVGLIFVLTVLFMPNGLAERRKRSS, encoded by the coding sequence ATGAACAAGCTCAACACCTGCCTGCTACGCACTGGACTTTGGCCCGCTTTGGCCTGCCTGGTCTTGCTCAGCAGCTATTTCTGGGGCGACGCCTTCTTATGGCGCTTTGGCACCGAAGCCCTGCTGATCGGTTGCGCCGTCCTTAGCATCAACCTCTTGATTGGTTACGGTGGTCTGGTCTCTCTGGGCCACGGTGCCGTCTTTGGCTTTGCCGCGTACGCCACTGCCGTCAGCAGTCAATACTGGGGCGCATCCTTGCCCTTGATGCTGCTGGTCGGCATTGCGGCAGGCACCCTGCTGTCCATGTTGATGGCGCTGATCAGCTTGCGCAGTTCCGAGCTGTTTTTCATGGTGGCCACGTTGGTTGCCGGTCAGTTGATCTGGGAAGTGGCATTTCGCTGGCGTGACGTCACCGGTGGTGCAGACGGCCTGCGCGGTTTCCCGCGTCTGAGCCTGGGCGAGTTGCCCCTGAGCGCCCCCTACACCCTGATGATTCTGGCCCTGGTGCTGGCGGTGGTCTGCTGGTTGTTGCTGCGCTCCTTCAGCCGCGCCCCGATCGGGTTGGCCTTGACCGGCCTGCGCGACCAGCCCTTGCGCATGGCCGCCCTGGGTTATCAAGCATGGCGCATTCGCCTTTACACATTCATGATTGCGGGTGCGGTAGCGGGTGCGGCTGGCGGCCTGTATCCCTTTGCAAACCAGTACGTCAGCCCACAACAAGTGCATTGGAGTTTCTCGGCCACGCTCATCATCATGGGTGTGATCGGTGGCATACGCACCTGGCGCGGCGCATTCATCGGCGCTACGTTTTATCTGTTTGCCCAGACCTACCTCAGCTCCTACACAGATCGTTGGCAGTTGCTGGTGGGGTTGATCTTTGTGCTGACGGTTCTGTTCATGCCCAACGGTCTGGCTGAGCGGCGCAAGAGGTCCTCATGA
- a CDS encoding ABC transporter substrate-binding protein, which yields MTLSPTRAGRRQLLLAAAASPLLFGVPRLLRAQDGPLKIALLTSLSGPFASLGESMRAGLELMLQQCNNEMGGRKVQLLVEDDHGKPDEAIRKVRKLIERDKIDVLGGVISANIALAIRDIVHDAQLPTFISNAAANGLAREAASPYVFRPTKTSWMLGHTGALWTFEQIEKSGGITLGSDYTAGREYIEDFANTYQEQGGTLGERIWTPLGTPDFAPILMNLAASNPKFVYTFLAGADAVRFHQQMQDYQLHGKIQIVGPGALFDQEDVITAVGEAALGGVSTFHQSPGAPAAQDFVAAYQASRGRLPGEASTSGYVTGQVIKAGLDAVKGDLSNKAAFKQALLDKPIDTAFGPMAFDPRNNQSILDIYVNRVEKDAQGRPFNTVVHTYQRIQDPGPRS from the coding sequence GTGACTCTCTCCCCTACCCGTGCTGGACGTCGTCAGCTTTTGCTGGCCGCTGCGGCCAGCCCTTTGCTATTTGGCGTACCCCGCCTGCTTCGTGCCCAAGACGGTCCCCTGAAAATTGCCTTGCTGACATCCTTGTCCGGCCCCTTCGCCTCCTTGGGCGAGAGCATGCGCGCCGGTCTGGAGTTGATGCTGCAACAGTGCAATAACGAGATGGGCGGACGCAAGGTGCAGTTGCTGGTCGAGGACGACCACGGCAAACCGGACGAAGCCATCCGTAAAGTGCGCAAGCTGATCGAGCGCGACAAAATCGATGTGTTGGGCGGCGTTATCAGCGCCAATATCGCGCTGGCCATTCGTGACATCGTCCACGATGCGCAACTGCCTACCTTTATTTCCAATGCCGCTGCCAATGGCCTGGCCCGTGAAGCCGCCAGCCCCTACGTGTTCCGCCCCACCAAAACGAGCTGGATGCTGGGTCATACCGGCGCTTTGTGGACCTTCGAGCAGATCGAAAAATCCGGCGGTATCACGCTGGGTTCGGACTACACCGCAGGCCGCGAATACATTGAGGACTTCGCCAACACCTATCAGGAACAAGGCGGCACACTGGGCGAGCGCATCTGGACTCCCTTGGGTACCCCCGACTTCGCGCCTATCCTGATGAATCTGGCCGCCAGCAACCCCAAGTTTGTCTACACCTTCCTGGCTGGTGCCGACGCCGTTCGTTTCCACCAGCAAATGCAGGATTACCAACTACACGGCAAGATCCAGATCGTGGGCCCCGGTGCCTTGTTCGACCAGGAAGATGTGATCACTGCGGTGGGCGAGGCCGCATTGGGTGGCGTCAGTACCTTCCACCAGTCCCCCGGCGCTCCGGCTGCCCAGGACTTTGTGGCCGCCTACCAAGCCAGCCGTGGCCGTTTGCCCGGCGAGGCCAGCACCTCCGGTTACGTGACCGGCCAGGTCATCAAGGCCGGTCTGGATGCGGTTAAGGGCGATCTGTCCAACAAGGCCGCTTTCAAGCAAGCCCTGCTGGACAAGCCTATCGACACCGCCTTTGGCCCCATGGCGTTTGACCCGCGCAATAACCAGTCCATTCTGGATATTTACGTCAACCGGGTGGAAAAAGACGCGCAAGGTCGCCCCTTTAACACCGTGGTTCATACTTACCAGCGTATCCAGGACCCCGGCCCGCGTTCTTGA
- a CDS encoding phosphopantetheine-binding protein, producing MSTPLTLERMRQDIAAMLHEDPQDILDDDNLIDLGLDSMRVMTLATRWREAGAPIEFSEMASVVTLGQWWSLIERAQQNGR from the coding sequence ATGAGTACTCCCCTTACCCTGGAACGCATGCGGCAAGACATTGCCGCCATGCTGCATGAAGACCCGCAAGACATTCTGGACGATGACAACCTGATCGATCTGGGCCTGGACTCCATGCGCGTCATGACCCTGGCCACCCGCTGGCGCGAGGCCGGCGCTCCTATCGAGTTTTCCGAAATGGCCTCGGTTGTCACCCTGGGCCAATGGTGGTCGCTGATCGAGCGTGCCCAACAAAACGGCCGCTGA
- a CDS encoding ABC transporter ATP-binding protein produces MSTALNISGLHARYDRADILQEISLNIPVGQSVALLGRNGAGKTSLLHCLFNMGPQWSGQIHVHGQNITGWPTHKIALLGMALVPQGRGRFPTLTVQESLRLAGLARRPRSDDRWTLNSIYESMPRLYERRQSSCSALSGGERQLLALARALLTQSSIIVLDEPSEGLAPMTIQDTLLPQLQTLNEQGITVLIAEQNLSLALQLADRALLLGNGQLVYDGPAEQLRQDAALLQRHLGL; encoded by the coding sequence ATGAGCACAGCGCTGAACATCTCGGGCCTGCATGCACGCTACGATCGGGCCGACATTTTGCAAGAAATTTCGCTGAATATTCCCGTCGGACAAAGCGTGGCCCTGCTGGGCCGCAACGGTGCCGGAAAAACCAGTCTGCTGCACTGCCTGTTCAATATGGGCCCGCAATGGAGTGGGCAAATCCATGTGCACGGTCAAAACATTACGGGTTGGCCTACCCACAAAATCGCCCTGCTAGGCATGGCGCTGGTGCCACAAGGCCGGGGCCGCTTTCCCACACTGACCGTGCAGGAAAGCCTGCGCCTGGCCGGGCTGGCCCGCCGTCCACGCTCGGATGATCGCTGGACGCTGAACAGCATTTATGAATCCATGCCGCGTCTGTACGAGCGCCGCCAGTCCTCCTGCTCCGCCTTGAGTGGTGGCGAACGGCAATTGCTGGCACTGGCCCGCGCCCTGCTGACACAGTCCTCCATTATTGTTCTGGACGAACCCAGCGAAGGCCTGGCCCCCATGACAATTCAGGACACCTTGCTGCCGCAGCTGCAAACGCTAAACGAGCAGGGCATTACCGTGCTGATTGCCGAACAGAATTTAAGCCTGGCTCTGCAATTGGCGGATCGAGCCTTGTTGCTGGGCAATGGTCAGTTGGTTTACGACGGCCCTGCCGAACAGTTGCGCCAGGACGCCGCCCTTTTGCAACGCCATTTGGGACTTTGA
- a CDS encoding branched-chain amino acid ABC transporter permease, producing the protein MSHTLSYYLLQILNALSFSALLMLAGLGLSLVLSLMNFINLTHGSFFLLGGYISVQWLASGAPWWLAFPAAFVLCGLMGLLLDRFPFRQFYQRTHLMQVLLTYGLSVILADLMRWGFSADTLSPMLPQVLRGGVWIMGLPFPTYRLFLIVTGLTLALLFWFLLDRTLWGAAIRACVQDAQIVETLGLNSRRLFAIGMALAAGLAGLGGALGAGMLSVYPGLDEEILLLALLVVVIGGLNSVRGTLLCALILGFVTTFARVWVPAFANAATLAVMLGLLLCWPNGLSKSATRQV; encoded by the coding sequence TTGAGCCACACCTTGTCTTACTACCTGCTTCAAATCCTCAATGCCCTGTCCTTCTCGGCCCTGCTGATGTTGGCGGGGCTGGGGCTGTCTTTAGTGCTCAGCCTGATGAACTTCATCAACCTGACACACGGCTCTTTTTTCCTGCTGGGCGGCTACATCAGTGTCCAATGGCTGGCCTCTGGCGCGCCCTGGTGGCTGGCCTTTCCCGCCGCGTTTGTACTGTGTGGGCTGATGGGCTTGTTACTGGACCGCTTTCCCTTTCGCCAGTTCTATCAACGCACTCACCTGATGCAGGTGCTGCTGACCTACGGCCTGTCCGTGATTCTGGCCGATTTGATGCGCTGGGGTTTCAGCGCCGACACGCTCTCGCCCATGCTGCCGCAAGTGCTGCGTGGCGGGGTGTGGATCATGGGCCTGCCTTTCCCCACCTATCGCCTGTTCCTGATCGTTACCGGCCTGACACTGGCTTTGTTGTTCTGGTTCCTACTGGATCGCACCCTGTGGGGTGCGGCCATTCGCGCTTGCGTACAAGACGCCCAGATTGTCGAGACCCTGGGCCTGAACTCGCGTCGCCTGTTTGCCATCGGCATGGCGCTGGCCGCCGGTCTGGCCGGTTTGGGTGGCGCCTTGGGCGCAGGCATGTTGTCGGTCTACCCCGGTCTGGATGAAGAAATCCTCTTGCTGGCCTTGCTGGTGGTGGTCATTGGTGGCTTGAACTCAGTGCGCGGGACCTTGCTGTGCGCGCTGATTCTGGGTTTCGTCACCACTTTTGCCCGCGTCTGGGTCCCTGCTTTTGCCAATGCCGCTACCCTGGCCGTCATGCTGGGCCTTCTGCTTTGCTGGCCCAATGGCCTAAGCAAATCCGCTACGCGTCAGGTTTAA